The following coding sequences are from one Chloroflexota bacterium window:
- a CDS encoding MTAP family purine nucleoside phosphorylase, with translation MSNTIPAANFALIRGTGTWACDFPAEAQEEGIHVLQDDLVFETPYGQSAKFQLLEIDARYTVDGIKRSFLSVASHGWKVGIDPIADRSSEQVFWVLQQAGVKKIIVEGAAGSVNEFIYPGDLVIPTDFFDFTKRRPTSLGTTRFQYLIRLKQAICPQIADALEDAAARLGFGRVYKRGLMGIFEGPRFESPAEVRFFKQVGCDVLGQSMVPEVYLAREIGACYAAAYLTVNFAEGISEEWESKELDQVRLHHKADMARLVLRAMKQIPLSDECGCLQYRQARPAEYRRGIAM, from the coding sequence ATGAGCAACACGATTCCAGCGGCGAACTTTGCCCTTATTCGAGGCACCGGCACCTGGGCCTGTGACTTCCCTGCTGAGGCCCAGGAAGAAGGAATACACGTCCTCCAGGATGATTTAGTCTTTGAGACCCCCTATGGCCAAAGCGCAAAATTTCAACTGCTCGAGATCGATGCCCGCTACACGGTGGATGGGATAAAAAGGTCATTCCTATCCGTGGCCTCTCATGGATGGAAGGTCGGCATCGATCCCATCGCTGACCGCTCCTCCGAACAGGTCTTTTGGGTACTACAACAGGCTGGCGTGAAGAAGATCATCGTAGAGGGCGCTGCCGGCTCCGTTAATGAGTTCATTTATCCGGGAGATCTGGTAATCCCCACCGATTTCTTCGACTTCACTAAGCGCCGCCCTACCAGTCTGGGGACCACGCGTTTTCAATATTTGATAAGACTGAAGCAGGCTATCTGTCCCCAGATCGCTGACGCCCTGGAAGATGCGGCCGCAAGGCTTGGCTTCGGCCGCGTGTACAAGCGGGGACTCATGGGTATATTCGAGGGACCGCGCTTTGAGTCACCAGCCGAGGTGCGCTTCTTCAAACAGGTAGGCTGCGACGTCCTCGGCCAAAGCATGGTCCCAGAAGTATATCTGGCTCGGGAGATCGGGGCATGTTATGCAGCCGCCTATCTCACCGTCAACTTCGCTGAGGGGATCTCCGAGGAATGGGAGAGTAAGGAATTAGACCAGGTCCGCTTACATCATAAAGCAGACATGGCCCGCTTAGTCCTACGAGCAATGAAGCA